In Macrotis lagotis isolate mMagLag1 chromosome 8, bilby.v1.9.chrom.fasta, whole genome shotgun sequence, a single genomic region encodes these proteins:
- the METTL22 gene encoding methyltransferase-like protein 22 isoform X2, giving the protein MVDPEKEKAMEEITFKSDTVLSDVHLNTPNKRHLMVRLNTVGQPVFLSQFKLLWNKVSCKDTHVKDKKQKDIQIENTVLDDRSIQESYGKNSNGIDFLNKNETQTCSSMRIEALLDNDGDLEVVRRPRLFSETKQKEPSRNKTHPKVLSQGAENRNEEQENIHHNMVKIEHTMATPLEDVGKQVWRGAFLLADYILFQCDLFKNCTVLELGAGTGIASIITATIAKTVYCTDVGEDLLTMCERNVALNRNLTATRGGAVKVKELDWLKDDLCTDPQVPFSWSEEEISDLYAHTTILMAADVFYDDDLTDALFKTLYRITHNLKNACTIYLSIEKRNSGRL; this is encoded by the exons ATGGTGGATCCAGAAAAGGAGAAAGCTATggaagaaattacatttaaaagtgATACTGTGCTATCTGATGTGCATCTAAACACCCCAAATAAAAGACACCTCATGGTACGCCTGAATACTGTTGGCCAACCTG tttttctgtcACAGTTCAAACTTCTATGGAACAAAGTTTCTTGTAAAGATACTCATgttaaagataaaaaacaaaaagacattcaAATAGAAAATACTGTGCTTGATGACAGAAGTATTCAGGAATCCTATGGCAAGAATAGCAATGGTATAGATTTTCTGAACAAGAATGAAACTCAAACTTGCTCTTCTATGAGAATAGAAGCTTTATTGGATAATGATGGTGACTTGGAAGTGGTAAGAAGACCAAGACTTTTCTCTGAGACAAAACAAAAAGAGCCATCAAGAAATAAAACACATCCTAAAGTTCTAAGCCAGGGAGCAGAAAATCGcaatgaagaacaagaaaataTCCATCATAATATGGTTAAAATAG AGCACACCATGGCCACCCCTCTGGAAGATGTTGGCAAACAG GTGTGGCGAGGAGCTTTCCTTCTAGCTGACTACATCCTGTTCCAATGTGACCTATTCAAAAATTGTACTGTACTTGAGCTTGGGGCAGGCACTGGGATTGCCAGCATCATCACAGCAACAATTGCCAAGACTGTTTACTGCACAG ATGTGGGTGAAGATCTTCTGACTATGTGTGAACGGAATGTTGCCCTAAACAGAAACTTGACAGCTACAAGAG GAGGTGCAGTTAAGGTTAAAGAATTAGATTGGCTGAAAGATGACTTGTGCACTG ATCCTCAAGTTCCTTTCAGTTGGTCTGAAGAAGAAATTTCTGACTTGTATGCTCATACTACTATCCTAATGGCAGCTGATG tcTTTTATGATGATGACCTCACAGATGCTTTATTTAAAACACTGTACAGAATTACTCACAATTTGAAAAATGCTTGTACAATCTATTTATCAATAGAGAAAAG
- the METTL22 gene encoding methyltransferase-like protein 22 isoform X1 yields MVDPEKEKAMEEITFKSDTVLSDVHLNTPNKRHLMVRLNTVGQPVFLSQFKLLWNKVSCKDTHVKDKKQKDIQIENTVLDDRSIQESYGKNSNGIDFLNKNETQTCSSMRIEALLDNDGDLEVVRRPRLFSETKQKEPSRNKTHPKVLSQGAENRNEEQENIHHNMVKIEHTMATPLEDVGKQVWRGAFLLADYILFQCDLFKNCTVLELGAGTGIASIITATIAKTVYCTDVGEDLLTMCERNVALNRNLTATRGGAVKVKELDWLKDDLCTDPQVPFSWSEEEISDLYAHTTILMAADVFYDDDLTDALFKTLYRITHNLKNACTIYLSIEKRLNFTLRHLDITCEAYNHFRFSLNDLEKFRDGKMKFIVEPIEATFPQFLVYERIEQLELWKIVATPIS; encoded by the exons ATGGTGGATCCAGAAAAGGAGAAAGCTATggaagaaattacatttaaaagtgATACTGTGCTATCTGATGTGCATCTAAACACCCCAAATAAAAGACACCTCATGGTACGCCTGAATACTGTTGGCCAACCTG tttttctgtcACAGTTCAAACTTCTATGGAACAAAGTTTCTTGTAAAGATACTCATgttaaagataaaaaacaaaaagacattcaAATAGAAAATACTGTGCTTGATGACAGAAGTATTCAGGAATCCTATGGCAAGAATAGCAATGGTATAGATTTTCTGAACAAGAATGAAACTCAAACTTGCTCTTCTATGAGAATAGAAGCTTTATTGGATAATGATGGTGACTTGGAAGTGGTAAGAAGACCAAGACTTTTCTCTGAGACAAAACAAAAAGAGCCATCAAGAAATAAAACACATCCTAAAGTTCTAAGCCAGGGAGCAGAAAATCGcaatgaagaacaagaaaataTCCATCATAATATGGTTAAAATAG AGCACACCATGGCCACCCCTCTGGAAGATGTTGGCAAACAG GTGTGGCGAGGAGCTTTCCTTCTAGCTGACTACATCCTGTTCCAATGTGACCTATTCAAAAATTGTACTGTACTTGAGCTTGGGGCAGGCACTGGGATTGCCAGCATCATCACAGCAACAATTGCCAAGACTGTTTACTGCACAG ATGTGGGTGAAGATCTTCTGACTATGTGTGAACGGAATGTTGCCCTAAACAGAAACTTGACAGCTACAAGAG GAGGTGCAGTTAAGGTTAAAGAATTAGATTGGCTGAAAGATGACTTGTGCACTG ATCCTCAAGTTCCTTTCAGTTGGTCTGAAGAAGAAATTTCTGACTTGTATGCTCATACTACTATCCTAATGGCAGCTGATG tcTTTTATGATGATGACCTCACAGATGCTTTATTTAAAACACTGTACAGAATTACTCACAATTTGAAAAATGCTTGTACAATCTATTTATCAATAGAGAAAAG acTAAACTTCACGCTTAGGCATTTGGACATTACATGTGAAGCTTACAATCATTTTCGATTTTCTCTAAATGATCTAGAGAAATTCAGAGATGGCAAAATGAAGTTTATTGTAGAGCCAATTGAAGCTACTTTCCCCCAGTTCCTTGTTTATGAACGTATAGAGCAGTTG